The following proteins are encoded in a genomic region of Bacteroidota bacterium:
- a CDS encoding S8 family serine peptidase yields MSALLIDAGDAHAQNRLTLKGSEVRLVGGTWYHYTGGQQGDLALLDRIIVRLQNGATPTQSAVDHVVGSSGVDLIESPLPGNYFVLSVDTTAHNPLVVAADLSAHSSVEEVIFNGQGSVMGASPGGVAGSVDPVADVLAGPATGNRGNPCTSGFIPSDPLWDSGGIDVDGDGIGDGQWNLCEIRMPEAWGVTTGEPEVVVGIIDSPADYNHVDLVGGLWTNPFEANGQSGVDDGDANDCIDDLNGWDFGNVGAFNGCPGDADPSNIGDPDFDGEDHGTASAGVALARTNNAVGGSFEGMAGIAGGNGDPGTGAEYMVIAQYYRSGMPGDLRTDAESIARGIQYAAETGADVISITSGFMTNYNFFPLAVNLAETLGVVVVASGGNVRGSYERLYYPAAYPTVLAVGATLFTDERWPGSSVGDSEPSGNGDDESFVLDVTAPGGERSIISTDPTGDSGTNSGDYLTSSSELYAGTSASAPHVVGVAALVRSINPSLTALQVREILRLTADPDECVEVDPDYDEGQECGYGRVDAYEALKATLERFGGSPQADLLIPAGETWDFGDVEVAFAPGARLTVEGTLNASGTTFDADDTSQGWEGLRVELDGEANLSAGSVLRDVQSYGGAAVYVYGDFTLDNSDIIGSPLGLTASGIFASGASAFVRVKNESEIFDHEGDGVYATSGAYVYIEDSFVRDNADGGVKATLADVLLYDSVVRDNAGGYGAEAVYYGSVSFGFFSGPYPAPPQNNDLADNAAGTLLANYRADIAAGNNGRFEQNNFLRTGSELHAKARTDSDVRARCNYWGSASGPNLAFVDTDASSTYTYQPFLTAPGGICDLAQSSRGSSPAGGSSLAGGTPLIELEGPEQVPAMVWEALGLADTGQTEAAFLLLMSAVETAATPEAAARAYAALTRLARRGPSEGLAGFLHERSQDESERPWALSALVEVQRAEGETEGAGVSASALTAEYAGTEHALFGWAARHREAVETGDVAAATAALDAAVAAWPEHEATAMMQREHTVWLGTGDGGGRGAVTDGTSSPWARAGSARAETALYPAYPNPSSGRVTLPLVLGEDAEARVEVFDVLGRRVALLHDGPLAAGRHALALDGAVLPAGVYVVRATVGGPGEARQLTRRVSLVR; encoded by the coding sequence TTGTCTGCCCTTCTTATCGACGCGGGCGACGCGCACGCGCAGAATCGCCTCACGCTCAAAGGCTCTGAGGTTCGCCTTGTCGGCGGCACCTGGTACCACTACACCGGCGGTCAGCAAGGCGACCTCGCGCTCCTCGACCGCATCATCGTCCGTCTCCAGAATGGGGCGACCCCGACGCAATCCGCCGTCGACCATGTGGTCGGGAGCAGTGGAGTCGATCTCATCGAATCGCCTCTGCCGGGGAACTACTTCGTCCTGAGCGTAGACACGACGGCGCACAACCCGCTCGTCGTTGCGGCCGACCTCTCGGCGCACTCGTCCGTCGAGGAAGTCATCTTCAACGGACAAGGCTCCGTCATGGGCGCGAGTCCGGGGGGCGTAGCGGGGAGCGTGGACCCCGTAGCCGACGTGCTTGCCGGTCCCGCTACCGGCAACCGAGGCAACCCCTGCACGAGCGGGTTCATCCCGAGCGATCCGCTCTGGGACAGCGGCGGCATCGACGTGGACGGCGACGGCATCGGCGACGGGCAGTGGAACCTGTGCGAGATCCGCATGCCCGAGGCGTGGGGCGTCACGACCGGCGAGCCGGAGGTCGTCGTCGGCATTATCGACTCGCCCGCCGACTACAACCACGTCGATCTCGTCGGCGGGTTGTGGACGAACCCGTTCGAGGCGAACGGGCAAAGCGGCGTGGACGACGGCGACGCAAACGACTGCATCGACGACCTGAACGGCTGGGACTTCGGCAATGTAGGGGCCTTCAATGGGTGCCCAGGCGACGCCGACCCCTCCAACATCGGCGACCCCGACTTCGACGGCGAGGATCACGGGACCGCTTCGGCCGGTGTAGCCCTCGCCCGAACCAACAACGCCGTCGGTGGGAGCTTCGAGGGCATGGCCGGCATCGCCGGCGGCAACGGTGACCCCGGCACGGGCGCGGAGTACATGGTCATCGCGCAGTACTACCGCTCCGGTATGCCCGGCGACCTCAGAACGGACGCCGAGTCCATCGCCCGCGGCATCCAGTACGCTGCGGAGACGGGCGCGGATGTGATCTCGATCACCTCGGGGTTCATGACGAACTACAACTTCTTCCCTCTCGCCGTCAACTTGGCGGAGACGCTCGGCGTGGTCGTCGTCGCTTCGGGAGGCAACGTTCGGGGGAGCTACGAGCGCCTCTACTATCCGGCGGCCTATCCGACCGTGCTCGCTGTGGGGGCCACGCTGTTCACCGACGAGCGGTGGCCAGGCAGTTCGGTCGGGGACAGCGAACCCAGCGGGAACGGTGACGATGAGTCCTTCGTGCTCGACGTGACGGCTCCGGGCGGAGAGAGGAGCATCATCTCGACGGACCCGACCGGCGACTCCGGCACGAACTCGGGTGACTATCTCACGTCGAGTAGTGAGCTTTATGCCGGAACCTCGGCTTCGGCGCCCCACGTCGTGGGCGTGGCCGCGCTCGTCCGTTCGATCAACCCCTCACTCACGGCGCTCCAGGTTCGGGAGATTCTCCGCCTCACCGCCGACCCCGACGAGTGCGTCGAGGTAGACCCCGATTACGACGAGGGGCAGGAGTGCGGCTACGGCCGCGTCGACGCCTACGAAGCGCTCAAAGCCACACTGGAACGATTCGGCGGCAGCCCGCAGGCGGATCTCTTGATTCCGGCCGGCGAGACGTGGGACTTCGGCGACGTGGAGGTCGCGTTCGCGCCGGGGGCGCGGCTCACCGTGGAAGGGACGCTCAACGCGAGCGGAACGACCTTTGACGCGGACGACACGAGCCAGGGCTGGGAGGGGCTGCGCGTCGAACTTGACGGTGAAGCCAACTTGTCCGCCGGGTCCGTACTCCGGGATGTGCAGAGCTACGGCGGCGCGGCGGTCTATGTCTACGGCGATTTCACCCTCGACAACTCCGACATCATTGGCAGCCCGCTCGGGCTGACCGCCAGCGGCATCTTCGCCTCGGGCGCAAGCGCGTTCGTCCGGGTGAAGAACGAGAGCGAGATTTTCGACCACGAGGGCGACGGCGTCTACGCCACGAGCGGTGCCTACGTGTACATCGAGGACAGCTTTGTCAGGGACAATGCGGACGGCGGGGTAAAGGCGACGCTGGCCGATGTCTTACTCTACGACAGTGTTGTCCGGGACAACGCGGGAGGCTACGGCGCGGAGGCCGTCTACTACGGCAGTGTCTCCTTCGGCTTCTTCTCCGGCCCCTACCCCGCACCGCCGCAGAACAACGACCTCGCCGACAACGCGGCCGGCACGCTCCTGGCTAACTACCGCGCCGACATCGCGGCGGGAAACAACGGGCGCTTCGAGCAGAACAACTTCCTCCGCACCGGGAGCGAGCTCCACGCCAAGGCCCGGACCGACTCCGACGTGCGGGCGCGGTGCAACTACTGGGGCAGCGCCTCGGGGCCGAACCTCGCCTTCGTGGACACCGACGCGTCGAGCACCTACACCTACCAGCCGTTCCTCACGGCTCCCGGGGGCATCTGTGACCTCGCTCAAAGCAGCCGGGGCTCCTCCCCTGCCGGCGGCTCCTCCCTCGCCGGCGGTACGCCGCTCATCGAACTGGAAGGCCCCGAGCAGGTGCCGGCGATGGTATGGGAAGCGCTCGGTCTGGCCGACACCGGGCAGACCGAGGCCGCCTTCCTTCTGCTCATGAGCGCGGTAGAGACGGCGGCGACGCCGGAGGCAGCGGCGCGCGCCTACGCGGCGCTCACACGGCTGGCACGGCGCGGCCCCTCGGAGGGCCTGGCGGGGTTCCTGCACGAGCGGAGCCAGGACGAGAGCGAGCGGCCGTGGGCGCTCTCGGCGCTCGTGGAGGTCCAGCGTGCCGAAGGCGAGACCGAGGGAGCAGGGGTCTCAGCTTCGGCGCTGACGGCGGAGTACGCCGGGACGGAGCACGCCCTGTTCGGGTGGGCCGCGCGCCACCGCGAGGCCGTAGAGACCGGGGACGTAGCGGCGGCGACGGCGGCGCTCGACGCGGCCGTGGCGGCGTGGCCCGAGCACGAGGCGACGGCGATGATGCAGCGCGAGCACACGGTCTGGCTGGGCACAGGCGACGGCGGCGGGCGCGGTGCAGTCACCGACGGCACGAGTAGCCCGTGGGCCCGTGCGGGATCGGCGCGTGCTGAGACGGCGTTGTACCCGGCCTACCCGAACCCGTCGTCGGGGCGCGTGACGCTCCCGCTGGTGCTGGGCGAGGACGCCGAGGCACGCGTGGAGGTCTTCGACGTGCTAGGCCGCCGCGTAGCGCTCCTCCACGACGGACCGCTGGCGGCCGGGCGCCACGCGCTCGCCCTCGACGGGGCGGTCCTCCCGGCCGGGGTCTACGTCGTCCGCGCCACGGTCGGAGGTCCCGGCGAGGCACGGCAACTGACGCGCCGCGTGAGCCTCGTCCGCTGA
- a CDS encoding T9SS type A sorting domain-containing protein, producing the protein MRAQPTGDSLAWELVGEPLEARGLFAAGLGDGLAPAVYANGDDGLFVIRPGEADWTLLAPRGDLRANRSIFVSRAGTFLAGSGSSIQRSTDDGQTWARVLDGGYVAPVYTPEGALVTGLDGDPEDTVARSTDDGLTWTEIDMAPSLGTRFLPITFAGLPASGAQPGGVLVAGGNGGLAYSADDGLSWQATNVFGTFAFRASSVVRAPWGGSAPGRGTLYAAVNDFSAPGIGEVWESTDGTVWQRVGLVPGTDSFGALLVAVADDEVGEVLFGMYLTEREDLQVYRSVDRGQTWVGTGKIEAEELVGNPVKMNDLVVGPEGRLWLGMDQGTGGPGLTGGVFRTVEPVFVVSSEEEPEPGKRGVELGAPYPNPVTGKATVALTLPTAAEVSVTVFDVLGRRVSVLADGRLETGQHRMDFDASVLPSGVYLVRATVNDRRALTQRLTVIR; encoded by the coding sequence GTGCGCGCGCAGCCGACGGGGGACTCGCTCGCCTGGGAGCTCGTCGGCGAGCCCCTGGAGGCGCGGGGGCTGTTCGCCGCCGGCCTCGGAGACGGCCTCGCCCCGGCGGTCTACGCCAACGGCGACGACGGCCTCTTCGTGATCCGCCCCGGCGAGGCCGACTGGACGCTCCTCGCCCCGCGCGGCGACCTCCGCGCGAACCGGAGCATTTTTGTCTCGCGCGCGGGCACCTTCCTGGCCGGCAGTGGCAGCAGCATCCAGCGCTCGACCGACGACGGGCAGACCTGGGCCAGAGTCCTTGACGGCGGCTACGTCGCGCCGGTCTACACCCCCGAGGGCGCTCTCGTCACCGGCCTCGACGGCGACCCCGAGGACACCGTCGCGCGCTCGACCGACGACGGCCTCACCTGGACCGAGATCGACATGGCCCCCTCGCTCGGCACGCGCTTCCTCCCGATCACGTTCGCGGGTCTGCCAGCCTCGGGCGCGCAGCCCGGGGGCGTGCTGGTGGCCGGCGGCAACGGCGGGCTGGCCTACTCCGCGGACGACGGGCTGTCGTGGCAGGCGACGAACGTGTTCGGGACGTTCGCCTTCCGGGCGTCTTCGGTCGTGCGCGCCCCGTGGGGCGGCTCGGCCCCTGGGCGCGGGACGCTCTACGCCGCGGTCAACGACTTCTCGGCTCCGGGCATCGGCGAGGTCTGGGAGAGCACCGACGGCACCGTGTGGCAGCGCGTGGGGCTGGTGCCGGGGACCGACTCCTTCGGGGCGCTGCTCGTGGCGGTAGCGGACGATGAGGTAGGAGAGGTGCTCTTTGGGATGTACCTGACCGAGCGGGAGGACCTGCAGGTGTACCGCTCGGTCGACCGAGGACAGACGTGGGTGGGCACCGGCAAGATCGAGGCCGAGGAGCTGGTGGGCAACCCGGTCAAGATGAACGACCTGGTCGTAGGTCCGGAGGGGCGGCTGTGGCTGGGGATGGACCAGGGCACGGGCGGCCCAGGTCTGACGGGCGGGGTGTTCCGGACGGTCGAGCCGGTGTTCGTGGTATCGAGCGAGGAGGAGCCGGAGCCGGGAAAGCGGGGCGTTGAGCTCGGGGCACCCTACCCGAACCCGGTGACGGGGAAGGCCACGGTCGCGCTCACGCTCCCTACTGCCGCTGAGGTCTCGGTTACAGTTTTCGACGTGCTCGGTCGTCGAGTCTCGGTACTCGCGGACGGACGTTTGGAGACGGGTCAGCACCGGATGGACTTCGACGCTTCAGTCTTGCCGTCGGGCGTTTATCTGGTACGGGCCACCGTGAATGACAGGCGTGCCCTGACGCAGCGCTTGACGGTGATCCGATGA
- a CDS encoding T9SS type A sorting domain-containing protein, with product MDCFDWAQTWYGEQEDAFTLPVATPEGALLLGTRGSASDGGRLAARSTDDGATWTSQGLGEGTDGLGTTNLVVIPPSPDFPAGRIVATGFGGIAYSDDDGRSWQPTALYGGLAYAAWSSARIPAGPYAGRLLVVVERGQPGGEPTGLYASPDGAAWSRIGDIPGGGARGAELLAVPDGAVYVYQSNTDGWPVWRSMDGGQSWANLGPVWTEWPAEPREIVVGPDGRLWAACSGGGFAGFDGGVFRTVLPAVSAENGPAETRKPVAELLPSYPNPSDGTVTLPLVLGTAAEVRVTVFDVLGREVAVLHEGPLAAGEHRLQFVKAGLSAGVYLVRAEGSGVAVSRRLTVLR from the coding sequence TTGGACTGTTTCGACTGGGCTCAAACGTGGTACGGAGAGCAGGAAGATGCCTTCACCCTCCCCGTCGCCACTCCCGAAGGTGCACTCCTTCTCGGCACCCGTGGCAGCGCCTCTGACGGCGGACGCCTCGCCGCACGCTCCACCGACGACGGCGCAACCTGGACCTCCCAGGGCCTCGGCGAGGGTACCGACGGTCTCGGCACCACGAACCTCGTCGTCATCCCGCCTTCGCCCGACTTCCCGGCAGGCCGCATCGTCGCCACCGGCTTCGGCGGCATCGCCTACTCCGACGACGACGGGCGCTCGTGGCAGCCTACCGCGCTCTACGGTGGCCTCGCCTACGCCGCGTGGTCGTCCGCCCGCATCCCGGCCGGCCCCTACGCCGGACGCCTCCTCGTCGTCGTCGAGCGCGGGCAGCCCGGCGGCGAACCGACGGGCCTCTACGCCTCGCCCGATGGCGCAGCGTGGAGCCGGATCGGGGACATCCCCGGCGGCGGCGCACGCGGGGCCGAGCTGCTCGCGGTCCCCGACGGGGCGGTCTACGTCTACCAGAGCAACACCGACGGATGGCCCGTCTGGCGCTCGATGGACGGCGGTCAGTCGTGGGCGAACCTCGGCCCGGTGTGGACCGAGTGGCCGGCCGAGCCACGCGAGATCGTCGTCGGGCCGGACGGTCGGCTGTGGGCGGCGTGCTCGGGCGGCGGGTTCGCGGGCTTCGACGGGGGCGTCTTCCGCACGGTGCTCCCGGCGGTGTCGGCGGAGAACGGACCGGCGGAGACGAGAAAGCCGGTCGCTGAGTTGCTGCCGAGCTACCCGAACCCGTCGGATGGGACGGTGACGCTGCCGCTCGTGCTCGGCACCGCTGCCGAGGTCCGGGTCACGGTCTTCGACGTGCTCGGGCGCGAGGTGGCCGTGCTCCATGAGGGGCCGCTCGCGGCGGGCGAGCACCGGCTGCAGTTCGTGAAGGCCGGGCTGTCCGCCGGGGTCTACCTCGTCCGAGCCGAGGGGTCCGGGGTAGCGGTCTCGCGGCGGCTTACGGTGCTGCGCTGA
- a CDS encoding DUF2851 family protein yields the protein MPAVLEPPPVAYHDASGDLLITLHEPDARVEHVPEAVIQDLWQHLRFRHADLRTSESVPVEVWHPGALNTDAGPDFSGARLRIGDLAWSGDVEVHRTSGEWVLHRHDEDPRYDRVVLHVTLVADRHTGRLRRSDGTVLPEVVLYPRLQDSLRALLHRFYATPTRGLPCAAHWPDAPEALRRDLIRAYGHARLAARRDALADAFLTTPDLDQLLYERTLRALGYAKNADPMERLARRVPLRRLRTLTDLRDAEALLFGGAGLLPASGIEDRETEAYVDGLRDRFERLTADEPVRPMLATAWTRARLRAPSLPARRIAQAAALAAPGGLLHRDPVAYLVHALQSEQTAAALRQALTGAAPSAFWTTHVRLDRPCKPMSSSIGRRRAEAILVNAVFPVLLLWAEQTGDTPLEARVTDLYRQLPAASDEVTRHYERLGTKPANALEAQGLHQLYRTRCADGRCLACSVGQWVLSEDGRRRTEDGG from the coding sequence ATGCCTGCCGTCCTCGAACCGCCGCCCGTCGCCTACCACGACGCCTCGGGCGACCTTCTCATCACGCTTCACGAGCCGGACGCGCGCGTCGAGCACGTCCCCGAGGCGGTCATCCAGGACCTCTGGCAGCACCTCCGCTTCCGCCACGCCGACCTCCGCACGTCCGAGAGCGTCCCGGTCGAGGTCTGGCACCCCGGCGCGCTCAACACCGACGCCGGACCGGACTTCTCCGGGGCGCGGCTCCGCATCGGCGACCTCGCGTGGTCGGGCGACGTGGAGGTACACCGCACCTCGGGCGAGTGGGTCCTGCACCGGCACGACGAGGACCCGCGCTACGACCGGGTCGTACTCCACGTCACGCTCGTCGCGGACCGCCACACGGGCCGCCTGCGCCGCAGCGACGGCACGGTGCTTCCCGAGGTCGTCCTCTACCCGCGCCTCCAGGACTCGCTCCGCGCCCTCCTCCACCGCTTCTACGCGACGCCGACGCGCGGCCTACCGTGCGCGGCCCACTGGCCGGACGCGCCCGAAGCGCTGCGCCGCGACCTGATCCGGGCCTACGGTCATGCGCGCCTCGCCGCCCGCCGCGACGCCCTCGCCGACGCGTTTCTGACTACCCCCGATCTCGACCAGCTCCTCTACGAGCGCACCCTCCGCGCCCTCGGCTACGCCAAGAACGCCGACCCGATGGAGCGCCTCGCCCGGCGCGTCCCGCTCCGCCGGCTCCGCACGCTCACCGACCTCCGCGACGCCGAGGCGCTGCTCTTCGGGGGGGCGGGGCTGCTGCCCGCCTCGGGGATCGAAGACCGGGAGACGGAGGCCTACGTGGACGGCCTGCGCGACCGCTTCGAGCGGCTGACGGCAGACGAGCCGGTCCGCCCGATGCTGGCGACGGCCTGGACCCGCGCCCGGCTCCGCGCGCCCAGCCTCCCGGCGCGTCGCATCGCCCAGGCCGCGGCGCTCGCTGCTCCCGGCGGCCTCCTTCACCGGGACCCTGTCGCCTACCTCGTCCACGCCCTGCAGTCCGAGCAGACGGCCGCCGCGCTCCGCCAAGCCCTCACCGGTGCCGCACCGTCCGCCTTCTGGACGACGCACGTCCGGCTCGACCGCCCCTGCAAACCGATGTCATCCTCCATCGGCCGGAGGCGGGCCGAGGCCATCCTCGTCAACGCCGTCTTCCCGGTCCTCCTGCTCTGGGCCGAGCAGACGGGCGACACGCCGCTCGAAGCCCGCGTGACGGATCTCTACCGGCAGCTCCCCGCCGCCAGCGACGAGGTCACGCGCCACTACGAGCGCCTCGGCACGAAGCCCGCGAACGCGCTCGAAGCCCAGGGGCTGCACCAGCTCTACCGCACCCGCTGCGCCGATGGCCGCTGCCTGGCGTGCTCGGTCGGGCAGTGGGTGCTTTCAGAGGACGGCAGACGGAGAACAGAGGACGGAGGATAG
- a CDS encoding four helix bundle protein translates to MYRAAFDLQRSVFELTKQFPREERYALTDQVRRSSRSVGAKIAEAWHKRRYKAHFVSKLSDADAELAETEHWIQTARDCGYITAGEAAALESQSRGVGRMLGAAMRDARKWCPAP, encoded by the coding sequence ATGTACCGAGCGGCTTTTGATCTCCAACGGAGTGTCTTCGAGCTAACGAAGCAGTTCCCCCGAGAGGAGCGGTATGCGCTGACCGATCAGGTGCGTCGCTCGTCGCGCTCCGTGGGTGCCAAAATCGCCGAGGCGTGGCACAAGCGACGCTACAAGGCCCACTTCGTCAGCAAGCTCTCCGACGCGGACGCCGAGCTCGCCGAGACCGAGCATTGGATACAGACCGCTCGGGACTGTGGCTACATCACAGCCGGCGAAGCTGCTGCTCTCGAAAGCCAAAGCCGGGGCGTGGGTCGGATGCTCGGAGCTGCCATGCGCGACGCCAGGAAATGGTGCCCGGCTCCGTAA
- a CDS encoding antibiotic biosynthesis monooxygenase yields MLIRTVRMTFRPDAVEDFLAMFDGVAPQIRAVRGCRYLELWRDARFPNILTTYSHWESADALDAYRQSDLFRSTWATTKQWFAAPTVAHSQHVQAEPIEPAATAPA; encoded by the coding sequence GTGCTCATCCGCACCGTCCGCATGACCTTCCGCCCGGATGCCGTCGAGGACTTCCTGGCGATGTTCGACGGGGTCGCGCCGCAGATCCGGGCCGTCCGTGGGTGCCGGTATCTCGAACTGTGGCGGGACGCGCGCTTCCCGAACATCCTCACCACCTACAGCCACTGGGAGAGCGCCGACGCGCTCGACGCCTACCGGCAGAGCGACCTCTTCCGCTCGACCTGGGCGACGACCAAGCAGTGGTTCGCCGCCCCGACGGTCGCGCACAGCCAGCACGTCCAGGCCGAACCGATTGAACCCGCGGCTACAGCGCCAGCTTGA
- a CDS encoding TonB-dependent receptor: MLPVPTNCCAWWIGCVLLVTSAAAFAQAPADSLREYDLGEVVVGGRVAERPASPSTLQRIPVAAIDRLDAPSVSDLARLVPAAHVQTNSRGETLVYLRAAGERQVALFFDGALLNIPWDNRIDLSLLPASVIGGVTVAKGVPSVLWGANVLGGAVNMTSRGLGGEGLFTEVTGQSGSEGFGQGTATHLGRRGPFSWVAAGSYARRDGFAVPGDLAEAGLIFSQPAGGVRTNTDYRLANGFARFAFEPSPAARIGLSVLHVDSEKGIAPEGHRDPDERRVRFWRYPTWRMSMAILKSENQIGPRTSFRGSVWGSRFRQEIDQFGGVAYADLRERQEDEDLTLGTRGTLEHRFAPVTLRLAASVLGSTHRQRDVDLEGGERAPRRRFDQTTGSFGVEAEGSPLPRLTLTGGASLDWLSTPATDDAPERDPLVDYGLTAGSVYRLSAAWSLRAASGRKTRFPTPRELLDDGLGRFALNPDLRPESSLLAEAGVRHEGEVVSGEATLFVNATDDTIDQRDVVLEGTEFRQRVNLGRSRILGVEVAGAVRPLARVRLDGHLTVMDVRGFEEDGTGTRLSEKPEAIGRLAATYTSGRGLGATAEAVYTGVAYSADRGRFVRLDPSLVLNLRVGYRLSVRAVSAEVFARVNNLTDAVVLPQLGLPGPGRALQAGLKLAL, from the coding sequence GTGCTTCCCGTACCGACTAACTGTTGCGCATGGTGGATAGGGTGTGTCCTTCTGGTAACGAGCGCAGCCGCCTTCGCCCAGGCCCCGGCGGACTCGCTGCGGGAGTATGACCTCGGCGAGGTCGTAGTCGGCGGCAGGGTGGCGGAGCGCCCGGCGTCGCCCTCGACGCTCCAGCGCATCCCGGTCGCCGCCATCGACCGCCTCGACGCGCCGAGCGTGTCGGACCTCGCACGGCTCGTCCCCGCGGCGCACGTCCAGACCAACTCGCGCGGCGAAACGCTCGTCTACCTCCGCGCCGCCGGCGAGCGGCAGGTCGCGCTGTTCTTCGACGGTGCCCTGCTCAACATCCCGTGGGACAACCGCATCGACCTCTCGCTCCTCCCGGCGAGCGTCATCGGCGGCGTGACGGTGGCGAAGGGAGTGCCGTCGGTGCTGTGGGGCGCGAACGTGCTTGGCGGGGCCGTCAACATGACCTCGCGCGGCCTCGGCGGCGAGGGGCTCTTCACCGAGGTCACCGGCCAGAGCGGGTCGGAAGGCTTCGGCCAGGGGACGGCGACGCACCTCGGCCGGCGTGGCCCGTTCTCGTGGGTCGCCGCCGGGAGCTACGCTCGCCGCGACGGCTTCGCGGTGCCGGGCGACCTCGCCGAGGCAGGACTCATTTTCAGTCAGCCCGCGGGCGGCGTCCGCACCAACACCGACTACCGCCTCGCCAACGGGTTCGCCCGGTTCGCGTTCGAGCCGTCGCCCGCCGCCCGGATCGGCCTGTCGGTGCTGCATGTGGACAGCGAGAAGGGTATCGCGCCCGAAGGCCACCGCGACCCCGACGAGCGCCGCGTCCGCTTCTGGCGCTACCCGACCTGGCGCATGTCGATGGCGATCCTCAAATCGGAGAACCAGATCGGGCCGCGCACGTCTTTTCGCGGGTCCGTCTGGGGGAGCCGGTTCCGGCAGGAGATCGACCAGTTCGGCGGCGTGGCCTACGCCGACCTCCGCGAGCGCCAGGAGGACGAGGACCTGACGCTCGGGACGCGGGGCACGCTGGAGCACCGGTTCGCGCCGGTCACGCTCCGCCTCGCCGCGAGCGTCCTCGGCTCGACCCACCGGCAGCGCGACGTGGACCTCGAGGGCGGGGAGCGCGCGCCGCGCCGCCGGTTCGACCAGACGACGGGCAGCTTCGGCGTCGAGGCCGAAGGCAGCCCGCTCCCTCGCCTCACGCTCACCGGCGGCGCGAGCCTCGACTGGCTCTCGACGCCGGCCACGGACGACGCGCCCGAGCGCGATCCGCTCGTCGACTACGGGCTGACGGCAGGCTCGGTCTACCGGCTCAGTGCAGCCTGGAGCCTGCGCGCCGCCTCCGGCCGGAAGACCCGCTTCCCGACGCCGCGCGAACTCCTCGACGACGGCCTCGGCCGCTTCGCGCTCAACCCCGACCTCCGCCCCGAGTCGTCCCTTCTCGCCGAGGCCGGCGTGCGCCACGAGGGCGAGGTGGTCTCGGGCGAGGCTACCCTCTTCGTCAACGCTACCGACGACACGATCGACCAGCGCGACGTGGTCCTCGAGGGTACCGAGTTCCGGCAGCGCGTCAACCTGGGCCGCAGCCGGATTCTCGGAGTCGAGGTCGCGGGTGCCGTGCGGCCGCTCGCGCGGGTTCGGCTCGACGGGCACTTGACGGTGATGGACGTGCGCGGCTTCGAGGAGGACGGCACCGGCACGCGCCTTTCCGAGAAGCCCGAAGCCATCGGCCGCCTCGCGGCGACCTACACCTCGGGGCGCGGCCTGGGCGCGACGGCCGAGGCCGTCTACACCGGCGTGGCCTACTCGGCCGACCGGGGCCGCTTCGTCCGGCTCGACCCGTCGCTCGTGCTCAACCTGCGGGTCGGATACCGGCTCTCGGTGCGCGCCGTCTCCGCCGAGGTCTTCGCGCGCGTCAACAACCTCACCGACGCGGTCGTGCTGCCCCAGCTCGGCCTGCCGGGGCCGGGGCGGGCGCTGCAGGCCGGGCTCAAGCTGGCGCTGTAG